The Catenuloplanes niger genome includes a window with the following:
- a CDS encoding M48 family metalloprotease: MVRFLPSDLVIRFLVLTALLTATTASVYGHLWIVTHPAAERAVADCVSLDDLERMADVSPATAAQVEGMTVVTLACVTPNATGMLGWAVAGTVLLLVTAYLLYRLLPVWIIRFRGGGLRELETGHPAIAAAVRGHAVEIGLPRMPRLWYSTAWGDSAAFGTGRRPHVRLGERTIRECTVARDAFTATVLHELAHVKNRDIRQTYLTIGFRRAFYALTVVPFLLTLGYETLVPRASTVEAQQPVAIVLLGALTLLTARSVLRARELAADTTAASASGGAVVAGWLGGGTPTGDGRRPEFLRDHPRRAGRCRNLAEPWRRLRSSPAQFFASGVAISVLSATVTPLAWQLLLASRIGGALPPIPLVVLLVALSTVLSTIALAWLVSVIAWRGVTAARDGSRVPGVARDAAAVAGLGLGVVVGEPASAVYANAGVLGVLDGVGFAGIAGAAVSVAALTVSLAALHRWARENAQAWPSARGGLFATGVTAGTVAFLPVYTTWWMMHDQAAMAAIYPWAPGTAEMMNSAYWPGPGSAWLQAVYLPLDFLSVFPGTALILMVPLLLTGVGLARSRTRAPHRWRPFGVAALLLITLPVLALMVRAAVGADPIADADPAGSLLYLMDLTVAVSAAFAAVTGLVIALRGDRFAAVTALATGSALSCLAALLCPLAALTAICGPRRALTCTGASFGEFYQVLFGYAGTEGAVKAIAAGWAGLAVGALLRRFARAAPAPDRPHGSRRLLAGLVLTCGVTTTATACVLLGLVSA; encoded by the coding sequence ATGGTGAGGTTCCTGCCGTCGGATCTGGTGATCCGGTTCCTGGTGCTGACCGCGCTGCTCACCGCGACCACCGCGTCCGTCTACGGCCACCTGTGGATCGTCACCCATCCGGCGGCCGAGCGCGCGGTCGCGGACTGTGTGTCCCTCGACGACCTGGAGCGGATGGCGGACGTGTCACCGGCGACCGCGGCCCAGGTCGAGGGCATGACCGTGGTGACCCTCGCCTGCGTCACGCCGAACGCGACCGGCATGCTCGGCTGGGCGGTCGCCGGGACCGTTCTGTTGCTGGTCACGGCGTATCTGCTGTACCGCTTGCTGCCCGTGTGGATCATCCGGTTCCGCGGTGGCGGGCTGAGGGAACTGGAGACCGGGCATCCGGCGATCGCGGCGGCGGTGCGCGGGCACGCGGTCGAGATCGGACTGCCCCGGATGCCTCGGCTGTGGTACTCGACGGCCTGGGGCGACTCGGCCGCGTTCGGCACCGGGCGGCGACCGCACGTGCGGCTGGGGGAGCGCACCATCCGGGAGTGCACGGTCGCGCGCGACGCCTTCACCGCCACGGTGCTGCACGAGCTGGCGCACGTGAAGAACCGGGACATCCGGCAGACGTACCTGACGATCGGGTTCCGCAGGGCGTTCTACGCACTCACCGTCGTGCCGTTCCTGCTCACCCTCGGGTACGAGACGCTCGTGCCGCGCGCATCGACCGTCGAGGCACAGCAGCCGGTCGCGATCGTCCTGCTCGGTGCGCTGACACTGCTGACCGCGCGCTCCGTGCTGCGCGCCCGCGAGCTGGCGGCGGACACGACCGCAGCGAGCGCGTCCGGCGGCGCGGTCGTGGCCGGTTGGCTCGGCGGCGGCACCCCCACCGGTGACGGACGGCGGCCCGAGTTCCTGCGAGATCATCCGCGCCGGGCCGGCCGGTGCCGCAACCTCGCGGAACCGTGGCGCAGACTCCGCTCTTCCCCCGCGCAGTTCTTCGCCAGCGGTGTGGCGATCTCCGTGCTGAGCGCGACCGTAACGCCGCTCGCCTGGCAACTCCTGCTCGCCTCCCGGATCGGGGGCGCGTTGCCGCCGATCCCGTTGGTGGTGTTGCTGGTGGCGCTGAGCACGGTGCTGTCCACGATCGCGCTCGCCTGGCTCGTCTCGGTGATCGCGTGGCGAGGCGTCACGGCCGCCCGTGACGGCTCGCGGGTTCCGGGCGTGGCCCGGGACGCCGCGGCGGTCGCCGGACTCGGGCTCGGCGTGGTCGTCGGCGAGCCGGCCTCGGCCGTCTACGCCAACGCGGGTGTGCTCGGCGTGCTGGACGGCGTCGGTTTCGCCGGGATCGCGGGCGCGGCGGTCTCGGTCGCCGCCCTGACGGTGTCGCTCGCCGCACTCCACCGGTGGGCTCGGGAGAACGCGCAGGCCTGGCCGTCCGCGCGCGGTGGCCTGTTCGCCACGGGTGTCACCGCCGGTACGGTCGCGTTCCTGCCGGTCTACACGACCTGGTGGATGATGCACGACCAGGCGGCGATGGCCGCGATCTATCCGTGGGCGCCCGGCACCGCGGAGATGATGAACAGCGCCTACTGGCCCGGCCCCGGCTCGGCGTGGTTGCAGGCCGTCTACCTGCCGCTCGACTTCCTCTCCGTGTTCCCCGGCACGGCCCTGATCCTGATGGTCCCGCTGCTGCTCACCGGCGTGGGACTCGCCCGGTCCCGCACCCGTGCGCCTCACCGGTGGCGCCCGTTCGGCGTGGCAGCGCTCTTGCTGATCACTCTGCCCGTGCTCGCGCTGATGGTCCGCGCCGCGGTCGGTGCCGACCCGATCGCCGACGCCGATCCGGCCGGTTCGCTGCTCTACCTCATGGACCTCACCGTCGCGGTGTCCGCCGCGTTCGCGGCCGTGACCGGGCTGGTCATCGCGCTACGCGGGGACCGCTTCGCCGCGGTGACCGCGCTCGCCACCGGCAGCGCGCTCAGCTGCCTCGCCGCACTGCTCTGCCCGCTCGCCGCACTCACCGCGATCTGCGGCCCCCGTCGCGCACTCACCTGTACCGGCGCCAGTTTCGGTGAGTTCTATCAAGTCCTCTTCGGATACGCCGGTACCGAGGGCGCGGTCAAGGCGATCGCAGCCGGCTGGGCCGGCCTCGCCGTCGGCGCGCTGCTGCGCCGGTTCGCCCGCGCGGCCCCCGCGCCGGATCGGCCGCACGGCAGCCGGCGGCTGCTCGCCGGGCTGGTGCTCACCTGCGGGGTCACGACCACCGCCACGGCATGTGTCCTGCTGGGCCTGGTATCCGCCTGA
- a CDS encoding iron-siderophore ABC transporter substrate-binding protein — protein sequence MRLTTIAAAALAAAVTLAGCATEPDANAAGGSGTRAITHVRGTTQVPDAPQRVVVLEPLELDTAVALGITPVGAAVASNVAGIPSYLGVDGITPVGTVPEPDLEAIASLKPDLILGTDARHAKLYDQLASVAPTVFIKTQADPWQDNALLIGDALNRADQVRTLLDDYQRRCASIKDTYAVGGKTAQLIRPRDETTLSLYGPVSFAGSTLECVGFSIPPQDWADGLQADISPENILKAKADHVFVTTKDVTDTTTIPAAIRDNQREFPSVTLVDTSYWVSGVGPKGAQKVLDDIEQFLTTTR from the coding sequence ATGCGTCTCACGACAATCGCGGCAGCGGCGCTGGCCGCCGCCGTCACCCTCGCCGGCTGCGCGACCGAACCGGACGCGAACGCGGCAGGGGGGTCCGGCACGCGTGCCATCACGCACGTCCGCGGCACCACGCAGGTCCCCGACGCCCCGCAGCGGGTTGTCGTCCTCGAGCCGCTGGAGCTCGACACCGCCGTCGCGCTCGGCATCACCCCGGTCGGCGCCGCCGTCGCCAGCAACGTCGCCGGCATCCCGTCGTACCTCGGCGTCGACGGCATCACGCCGGTCGGCACGGTGCCGGAACCGGACCTGGAGGCGATCGCCTCGCTCAAGCCCGACCTGATCCTCGGTACCGACGCGCGGCACGCGAAGCTCTACGACCAGCTCGCCTCGGTCGCCCCGACCGTCTTCATCAAGACGCAGGCCGACCCGTGGCAGGACAACGCGCTGCTGATCGGCGACGCGCTCAACCGGGCCGACCAGGTCCGCACCCTCCTCGACGACTACCAGCGGCGGTGCGCCTCCATCAAGGACACCTACGCCGTGGGCGGGAAGACCGCACAGCTGATCCGGCCGCGCGACGAGACGACGCTGAGCCTGTACGGGCCGGTGTCGTTCGCCGGCAGCACGCTGGAATGCGTCGGCTTCTCCATCCCCCCGCAGGACTGGGCCGACGGGCTGCAGGCCGACATCTCCCCGGAGAACATCCTCAAGGCCAAGGCCGACCACGTCTTCGTCACCACCAAGGACGTCACCGACACCACCACGATCCCGGCCGCGATCCGCGACAACCAGCGCGAGTTCCCGTCGGTCACGCTGGTCGACACGTCCTACTGGGTGTCCGGCGTCGGCCCGAAGGGTGCGCAGAAGGTCCTCGACGACATCGAACAGTTCCTCACCACCACCCGATGA
- a CDS encoding FecCD family ABC transporter permease yields MSDLVARRRFTAGAAVVLAALAGALVLSLAVGANPLSPTAVLDVLRGGGDAQSRYVVADLRIPRTVTGIAAGAALGLAGTLIQAFTRNPLADPGILGVNAGAAFAVAAGVTFLGLRDISALVWLAFLGALTVTLAVYVIGSSGRGAADPIRLTLAGVALGAVFSGITTGMALSDPDAFDTMRSWNAGSLLGRDLDVLLPVTPFLAAGTVIAFLLAPGLNALALGDDVARAQGANVRLIRAGVIVAVTLLAGTATALAGPISFVGLMVPHVARWLFGVDHRAILAVSVLLAPTLILLADVLGRVLIAPAEMPVGIVTAFVGAPLLIVLARRRRSGGP; encoded by the coding sequence ATGAGTGACCTGGTGGCGCGCCGGCGCTTCACCGCCGGCGCCGCCGTCGTCCTCGCCGCGCTGGCCGGCGCCCTCGTGCTGTCCCTCGCCGTGGGCGCGAACCCGCTCTCCCCCACGGCCGTGCTCGACGTGCTGCGCGGCGGCGGCGACGCCCAGTCCCGGTACGTCGTCGCCGACCTGCGCATCCCCCGTACCGTCACCGGCATCGCCGCCGGTGCCGCGCTCGGCCTCGCCGGCACGCTCATCCAGGCGTTCACCCGCAACCCGCTGGCCGACCCCGGCATCCTCGGTGTCAACGCGGGCGCGGCCTTCGCCGTCGCGGCCGGCGTCACGTTCCTCGGCCTGCGCGACATCTCCGCCCTGGTGTGGCTGGCCTTCCTCGGCGCCCTGACGGTCACGCTCGCCGTGTACGTGATCGGCTCGTCCGGCCGCGGGGCCGCCGACCCGATCCGGCTCACGCTCGCCGGTGTGGCACTCGGCGCGGTGTTCTCCGGCATCACCACCGGCATGGCGCTCAGCGACCCGGACGCGTTCGACACCATGCGCAGTTGGAACGCCGGCTCCCTGCTGGGCCGCGACCTCGACGTGCTCCTGCCGGTCACCCCGTTCCTGGCGGCCGGCACCGTGATCGCCTTTCTGCTCGCACCGGGGCTCAACGCCCTCGCCCTCGGTGACGACGTCGCCCGCGCCCAGGGCGCGAACGTCCGCCTGATCCGCGCCGGAGTGATCGTCGCCGTCACCCTGCTGGCCGGCACGGCCACCGCGCTGGCCGGCCCGATCTCGTTCGTCGGCCTGATGGTGCCGCACGTCGCCCGGTGGCTGTTCGGCGTCGACCACCGCGCGATCCTCGCCGTGTCGGTGCTGCTCGCGCCCACCCTGATCCTGCTCGCCGACGTCCTCGGACGGGTCCTCATCGCGCCCGCCGAGATGCCGGTCGGGATCGTGACCGCGTTCGTCGGCGCGCCGCTGCTGATCGTGCTCGCCCGCCGCCGCCGGTCGGGTGGACCATGA
- a CDS encoding FecCD family ABC transporter permease, producing the protein MMDVGYHRLLLRIGAVSVPVRRRSLIVGALLAAVIAVLAVVSLGLGTYTLSPRQVVLALTGHGGALDRTVVIQWRLPRTLAAVLLGAVLGVAGALFQTVTRNPLASPDVLGLGNGAFTGMLLVVATGTGDWTLLTLGAVLGGTTAAALIWLLAHRQGITGFRLIIVGIGVSALLSSVNTWLLLQVELETAMFASAWGAGSLNGVTATAVRGAAVCAIPLLAVLAVLGPRLRQLDLGDDVATATGARPAGVRRGALVVAVALVSIATAVVGPVAFIALAAPQIARRAARTPYLSTGLSAFVGGTLLLASDLVAQHLLPVTLPVGVVTVSVGGAYLVAMIVREIRRHA; encoded by the coding sequence ATGATGGACGTCGGATACCACCGTCTGCTGCTGCGGATCGGCGCGGTCTCGGTGCCGGTCCGGCGGCGGAGCCTGATCGTCGGGGCGCTGCTGGCCGCCGTCATCGCCGTCCTCGCCGTGGTGTCGCTCGGCCTCGGCACGTACACGCTGTCCCCGCGTCAGGTGGTCCTGGCGCTGACCGGCCACGGTGGCGCGCTCGACCGTACCGTGGTGATCCAGTGGCGGCTGCCGCGCACACTCGCCGCGGTCCTGCTCGGCGCGGTGCTCGGCGTCGCCGGCGCGCTGTTCCAGACCGTCACCCGCAACCCGCTGGCCAGCCCGGACGTGCTCGGCCTCGGCAACGGCGCGTTCACCGGGATGCTGCTGGTCGTGGCGACCGGCACCGGTGACTGGACGCTGCTGACCCTCGGCGCCGTCCTCGGCGGCACCACGGCGGCGGCGCTGATCTGGCTGCTCGCCCACCGGCAGGGCATCACCGGCTTCCGCCTGATCATCGTCGGGATCGGCGTCTCCGCGCTGCTGTCCTCCGTCAACACCTGGCTGCTGCTGCAGGTGGAGCTGGAGACCGCGATGTTCGCCTCCGCGTGGGGGGCCGGGTCCCTCAACGGCGTCACCGCCACCGCGGTACGTGGGGCGGCCGTCTGCGCGATCCCGCTGCTGGCCGTGCTGGCCGTGCTCGGGCCCCGGCTGCGCCAGCTCGACCTGGGTGACGACGTCGCCACCGCGACCGGGGCACGACCCGCCGGGGTACGCCGCGGCGCGCTCGTCGTCGCGGTCGCGCTGGTCTCGATCGCCACCGCGGTGGTCGGCCCGGTCGCGTTCATCGCGCTCGCCGCGCCGCAGATCGCCCGGCGCGCCGCCCGTACCCCCTATCTGTCGACGGGTCTGTCGGCGTTCGTCGGCGGCACGCTGCTGCTCGCCTCCGACCTGGTCGCGCAGCACCTGCTGCCGGTCACCCTGCCCGTCGGGGTGGTGACCGTGTCGGTGGGTGGCGCGTACCTGGTCGCCATGATCGTCCGGGAGATCCGCCGGCATGCCTGA
- a CDS encoding siderophore-interacting protein, whose product MNDRPWAYSAFRVRVRAVRQLSPGFVRVTLAGESLRHFAPWGVDQRIKLVLPLPGGGTADFGLLDEPTPHPSHWYARWRALPAADRNVLRTYTPAAIRADAGEIDVDFVVHQPPGPASTWALTARPGDELVVTGPDVRAGYTGYGICWTPGDARDVLVVGDETAFPAIRNILADLHGDVRATVLVETADPADDLVSGAARDRHTVHPVRRATVHGHAVEAAVRAWADREADAARRLGTGFYAWLAGESGSVTRIRQHLTRDRGIDKERVSFLGYWKLGSALVP is encoded by the coding sequence ATGAACGACCGGCCCTGGGCGTACAGCGCCTTCCGCGTGCGCGTCCGCGCGGTCCGGCAGTTGAGCCCCGGCTTCGTCCGGGTCACGCTCGCCGGCGAGTCGCTGCGGCACTTCGCCCCGTGGGGCGTCGACCAGCGCATCAAACTGGTGCTCCCGCTGCCGGGCGGCGGTACCGCCGACTTCGGCCTGCTCGACGAGCCGACACCGCACCCCTCGCACTGGTACGCCCGCTGGCGCGCGCTGCCCGCCGCCGACCGCAACGTGCTGCGCACCTACACCCCCGCGGCGATCCGCGCCGACGCCGGCGAGATCGACGTCGACTTCGTCGTCCACCAGCCGCCCGGTCCCGCCTCCACCTGGGCGCTGACCGCCCGCCCCGGCGACGAACTCGTCGTCACCGGCCCGGACGTGCGGGCCGGCTACACCGGGTACGGCATCTGCTGGACCCCCGGCGACGCTCGCGACGTGCTCGTCGTCGGCGACGAGACCGCGTTCCCGGCGATCCGCAACATCCTGGCCGACCTGCACGGCGACGTCCGCGCCACGGTCCTCGTCGAGACCGCCGACCCGGCCGACGACCTCGTCTCCGGCGCCGCCCGCGACCGGCACACGGTCCACCCGGTGCGGCGCGCCACCGTCCACGGCCACGCCGTGGAGGCCGCGGTGCGCGCCTGGGCGGACCGCGAGGCGGACGCCGCCCGCCGGCTCGGCACCGGTTTCTACGCCTGGCTCGCCGGCGAGTCCGGCTCCGTGACCCGGATCCGGCAACACCTCACCCGCGACCGCGGCATCGACAAGGAGCGCGTCTCCTTCCTCGGCTACTGGAAGCTCGGCAGCGCCCTCGTGCCCTGA
- a CDS encoding GOLPH3/VPS74 family protein, translating into MTMSLAEELVLIAYDTDGTAWGTGTAVNFAVAGAHLMELALAGRIAVHDGRVTVLDPTPTGSPPADTALATLTADPAPRRPKDAVNLLSKKALQPVLDRLVETGVVERHDRKVLLVVPFTRYPSPGGVEPAAETARRRLMHAAVTDPHATPDDRTQALVALVTAADWHRRAFPGLPKHTIKPRFTGVIEDLRTAVKNAIADTYT; encoded by the coding sequence ATGACGATGTCGCTGGCCGAGGAACTGGTCCTGATCGCGTACGACACCGACGGCACCGCGTGGGGTACCGGCACCGCCGTGAACTTCGCCGTCGCCGGCGCGCACCTGATGGAGCTGGCACTGGCCGGCCGGATCGCGGTCCACGACGGACGCGTCACCGTGCTCGACCCGACCCCGACCGGCTCGCCGCCGGCCGACACCGCGCTCGCCACGCTCACCGCCGACCCGGCACCGCGCCGCCCGAAGGACGCGGTGAACCTGCTGTCGAAGAAGGCGCTCCAGCCGGTGCTGGACCGGCTGGTCGAGACCGGCGTCGTGGAACGGCACGACCGGAAGGTGCTGCTCGTCGTCCCGTTCACCCGCTATCCGTCACCGGGCGGGGTGGAGCCCGCCGCCGAGACCGCACGGCGCCGGCTGATGCACGCGGCCGTCACCGACCCGCACGCCACACCGGACGACCGCACGCAGGCGCTGGTCGCGCTGGTCACGGCCGCGGACTGGCACCGGCGCGCCTTCCCCGGCCTGCCGAAGCACACGATCAAGCCCCGCTTCACCGGCGTCATCGAGGACCTGCGCACCGCCGTCAAGAACGCGATCGCGGACACCTACACGTAG
- a CDS encoding right-handed parallel beta-helix repeat-containing protein: protein MTDIFSRRNALRAAVVGGAAATGAAVIAPTAARAAPADEGWISVLDHGAAGDGVTDDTAKIQAALNAAKAARPQKSVYFPAGRVFRVSDEISLTGYANATIAGNGATLALTGGAPSRTGARRVLSLTDVREVTVEDLTIRDTDRTQQYDGLLLAKAKRCIVRGVRVIDVRWTGIAVFDAVPAAENQPALSDDVLITECVVEGTRQGISVNGRDIRIIGNHVAMDWWDTPEAVRPWAETSDYYDGICVLAGSDRTVVSGNTITACGQSGIYTQAVKNLVVSGNTVTRCVLRGIEIDGQRKHGESPENPTPEPDKPRAYGVTITGNTLENNLGNINVLYTVGVTVTGNRIQNNRASTCIAINQSTDNAVVVGNQCHQQDPENRPAIWVKPTEQLKDGTITPPATNVTVAWNQIEAVNHTYAPADTVIMQPVKDPVPGKVDMIKATGKVIAMGGLGVGNAAAATRPGSVVRRIEVFDAAGVSLGFVPVYNSIT, encoded by the coding sequence GTGACGGACATCTTCAGCAGACGTAATGCGTTGCGGGCCGCGGTGGTCGGCGGGGCGGCGGCCACCGGCGCGGCGGTCATCGCGCCGACGGCCGCCCGGGCGGCACCGGCGGACGAGGGCTGGATCTCGGTCCTCGACCACGGCGCGGCCGGGGACGGGGTCACCGACGACACCGCGAAGATCCAGGCCGCGCTGAACGCGGCGAAGGCGGCCCGGCCGCAGAAGAGCGTGTACTTCCCGGCCGGCCGGGTGTTCCGGGTCAGCGACGAGATCAGCCTCACCGGGTACGCGAACGCGACGATCGCCGGCAACGGGGCGACGCTCGCGCTCACCGGTGGCGCCCCCAGCCGAACGGGGGCCCGGCGGGTGCTGAGCCTGACCGACGTCCGCGAGGTCACCGTCGAGGATCTGACGATCCGCGACACCGACCGCACCCAGCAGTACGACGGCCTGCTGCTGGCCAAGGCGAAGCGCTGCATCGTGCGCGGCGTCCGGGTGATCGACGTCCGGTGGACCGGGATCGCCGTCTTCGACGCCGTCCCGGCCGCCGAGAACCAGCCGGCCCTCTCCGACGACGTGCTCATCACCGAGTGCGTCGTCGAGGGCACCCGGCAGGGCATCTCCGTCAACGGCCGCGACATCCGCATCATCGGCAACCACGTGGCGATGGACTGGTGGGACACCCCCGAGGCCGTGCGCCCGTGGGCGGAGACCTCCGACTACTACGACGGCATCTGCGTCCTGGCCGGCTCCGATCGCACCGTGGTCTCCGGCAACACCATCACCGCGTGCGGCCAGTCCGGCATCTACACGCAGGCGGTGAAGAACCTCGTCGTCTCCGGCAACACCGTCACCCGGTGCGTCCTGCGCGGCATCGAGATCGACGGCCAGCGCAAGCACGGGGAATCGCCGGAGAACCCGACGCCGGAGCCGGACAAGCCGCGCGCCTACGGCGTGACGATCACCGGCAACACGCTGGAGAACAACCTCGGCAACATCAACGTGCTGTACACCGTGGGCGTCACCGTCACGGGCAACCGGATCCAGAACAACCGCGCGTCGACCTGCATCGCGATCAACCAGTCCACCGACAACGCGGTCGTGGTCGGCAACCAGTGCCACCAGCAGGACCCGGAGAACCGCCCGGCGATCTGGGTGAAGCCGACGGAGCAGCTGAAGGACGGCACGATCACTCCGCCCGCGACCAACGTCACCGTCGCCTGGAACCAGATCGAGGCCGTGAACCACACCTACGCGCCCGCCGACACCGTGATCATGCAGCCCGTGAAGGACCCGGTGCCCGGCAAGGTCGACATGATCAAGGCGACCGGCAAGGTGATCGCCATGGGCGGCCTCGGTGTCGGCAACGCGGCCGCCGCCACCCGGCCCGGCTCGGTGGTCCGCCGGATCGAGGTCTTCGACGCCGCCGGGGTGAGCCTCGGCTTCGTCCCGGTCTACAACTCGATCACCTGA
- a CDS encoding serine hydrolase domain-containing protein, with translation MLAAALTVTVAAGVAGGAPTAVAGDAASPVRAGLAALVDADGFPAATAAVRRGDGRTRDYTAGRADLGSGAPVPPDGRFRVGSTTKTFTAVTVLQLVGEGRVRLDEPIETYLPGLVRGEGIDGRAITVRQLLQHTSGLPNYTAVLGGDWFDIRHRYYEPRELLDIALAHPANFAPGTRWEYNNTNYLLAGLIVQRVTGRPLAEEIDNRIIRRAGLTETYFPPVGEQRIRGAHPRGYHRPAPGEPLRDITTLDPSWAWAAGQIVSTPRDINAFFGALLAGRLLGAAELAQMRTTVEAPGTWAGARYGLGLFSTPLTCGGLVWGHGGDIPGYESRGGATDDGRAVTVVVTALPETEAAAQHVLDVVDTALCR, from the coding sequence ATGCTGGCCGCGGCCCTGACCGTGACCGTGGCCGCGGGGGTCGCCGGCGGCGCGCCGACCGCGGTGGCCGGGGACGCGGCGTCGCCGGTCAGGGCGGGCCTGGCGGCGCTCGTCGACGCGGACGGGTTCCCCGCCGCGACGGCCGCCGTGCGGCGCGGCGACGGCCGCACCCGCGACTACACCGCCGGCCGGGCCGACCTGGGCAGTGGCGCGCCGGTGCCGCCCGACGGCCGGTTCCGGGTGGGCAGCACCACGAAGACGTTCACCGCGGTGACGGTGCTGCAACTGGTCGGGGAGGGGCGTGTTCGGCTCGACGAACCGATCGAGACGTACCTGCCGGGTCTGGTGCGCGGCGAGGGGATCGACGGCCGGGCCATCACCGTCCGGCAGCTGTTGCAGCACACCAGCGGCCTGCCCAACTACACCGCCGTGCTGGGCGGGGACTGGTTCGACATCCGGCACCGTTACTACGAACCCCGCGAGTTGCTCGACATCGCGCTGGCGCATCCGGCGAACTTCGCGCCGGGGACGCGGTGGGAGTACAACAACACCAACTATCTGCTCGCGGGTCTGATAGTGCAGCGGGTGACCGGGCGTCCGCTGGCTGAGGAGATCGACAACCGGATCATCCGGCGTGCCGGGCTGACCGAGACCTACTTCCCGCCGGTCGGGGAGCAGCGGATCCGCGGTGCGCATCCGCGCGGCTACCACCGCCCCGCGCCCGGCGAGCCGCTGCGCGACATCACCACCCTCGATCCGTCGTGGGCGTGGGCGGCCGGTCAGATCGTCTCCACGCCGCGGGACATCAACGCGTTCTTCGGCGCGCTGCTGGCGGGCCGGCTGCTCGGAGCGGCGGAGCTGGCGCAGATGCGCACCACGGTGGAGGCGCCGGGGACGTGGGCCGGGGCCCGCTACGGTCTGGGCCTGTTCAGCACGCCGCTGACCTGCGGGGGGCTCGTGTGGGGCCATGGCGGTGACATCCCCGGCTACGAGAGCCGGGGCGGCGCCACCGACGACGGTCGCGCGGTCACGGTGGTCGTCACGGCGCTGCCGGAGACCGAGGCGGCGGCCCAGCACGTCCTCGACGTGGTGGACACGGCCCTCTGCCGCTGA